A DNA window from Paenibacillus andongensis contains the following coding sequences:
- a CDS encoding MazG-like family protein, with protein sequence MLNREKDVDLARRAKVIEWLKTEVVDHVAHLLKGIWEGSHVKIVDGLASLISSGYILGRRLGISFHSLDEAIVEKMKKHRQEGHQLEDWYGDISSLEEHLRKR encoded by the coding sequence TTGCTGAATAGGGAGAAGGATGTTGACCTAGCCAGACGGGCCAAAGTCATTGAATGGCTCAAGACAGAAGTCGTAGATCATGTAGCTCATCTGCTCAAAGGCATATGGGAAGGCAGCCATGTGAAGATTGTTGATGGATTAGCCAGCTTAATTTCGAGCGGTTACATCCTGGGCAGAAGACTAGGCATTTCCTTTCACAGTTTAGACGAAGCTATTGTTGAGAAAATGAAGAAGCACCGCCAAGAGGGCCATCAACTTGAGGACTGGTACGGCGACATTTCATCGCTAGAAGAACATTTACGTAAGAGGTGA
- a CDS encoding cupin domain-containing protein: MKIHKEQAEHYIWGDNCDGWYLERDVDRTIIQERMPAGTSEIKHVHQQAKQFFFILSGEAKMWIDGTDITLKPQEGCTILPGIPHQIRNESLDDVEFLVISTPSTQGDRTAL, encoded by the coding sequence GTGAAAATCCACAAAGAGCAGGCAGAACACTACATATGGGGCGATAATTGCGACGGCTGGTACCTAGAGCGGGATGTGGATAGGACCATTATTCAAGAGCGGATGCCCGCGGGAACGAGTGAAATTAAGCATGTGCATCAACAGGCGAAGCAGTTTTTCTTCATTTTAAGTGGAGAAGCTAAGATGTGGATTGATGGTACGGACATCACCCTGAAGCCGCAGGAAGGTTGTACGATCTTACCCGGTATTCCGCATCAAATTCGTAACGAATCCTTGGATGATGTCGAATTTCTAGTGATTTCAACACCATCAACGCAAGGGGATCGAACAGCTCTGTAG
- the rpsR gene encoding 30S ribosomal protein S18, whose translation MAFQKRDNNSEDRGDRKFAPRGKGGKGKRRKVCYFTVNKIKHIDYKDIETLKKFISERGKILPRRVTGTSAKYQRALTIAIKRSRTIALLPYTTE comes from the coding sequence ATGGCTTTCCAAAAAAGAGATAACAACAGTGAAGATCGCGGCGACCGCAAATTTGCTCCTCGTGGTAAAGGCGGTAAAGGTAAACGTCGTAAGGTTTGTTACTTCACAGTAAACAAAATCAAGCACATTGACTATAAAGATATTGAAACTCTTAAAAAGTTCATCAGTGAGCGCGGGAAGATTCTTCCTAGACGTGTAACTGGTACTTCCGCTAAGTACCAACGTGCATTGACGATCGCTATCAAGCGTTCCCGTACAATCGCATTGTTGCCTTATACAACGGAATAG
- the ssb gene encoding single-stranded DNA-binding protein: MLNRVILIGRLTKDPELRYTPAGVAVTQFTLAVDRPFTNSQSKEREADFINIVTWRQLAETCANYLRKGRLTAVEGRIQVRNYDNNEGKRVYVTEVIADNVRFLESSNSGNREEGGSSNANASYGGGSGSGNRGGGSREQQDPFIDDGKPIDISDDDLPF, encoded by the coding sequence ATGTTGAACCGTGTTATTCTTATCGGTCGATTGACCAAAGATCCAGAACTTCGTTATACACCAGCTGGCGTAGCTGTTACACAATTTACACTTGCAGTAGACCGCCCTTTCACGAATTCACAGTCGAAAGAACGGGAAGCGGACTTTATCAATATCGTTACGTGGAGGCAGCTTGCTGAAACATGCGCGAACTATTTGCGTAAAGGTCGTTTAACAGCAGTGGAAGGACGTATTCAGGTACGGAATTACGACAACAATGAGGGCAAGCGCGTTTATGTGACCGAAGTTATTGCCGATAATGTACGTTTCCTTGAATCCAGCAACAGCGGTAATCGCGAAGAAGGCGGATCGTCTAACGCAAACGCAAGCTACGGCGGCGGAAGCGGCAGTGGCAATCGTGGCGGTGGATCGCGCGAACAGCAGGATCCTTTCATAGATGACGGAAAACCGATCGATATTTCCGATGATGACTTGCCATTCTAA
- the rpsF gene encoding 30S ribosomal protein S6 encodes MRKYELMYIIRTDVEQEVVQSTVEKFQGIITNGGGEISKHDLMGKRRLAYEINKFRDGHYVLVHFNAEPAVVTELDRVLKISDEVIRHLIVNDVA; translated from the coding sequence ATGCGCAAATATGAACTGATGTACATCATTCGTACTGACGTTGAGCAAGAAGTTGTTCAATCTACAGTAGAAAAGTTCCAAGGCATCATCACGAACGGTGGGGGAGAAATCTCCAAACATGACCTGATGGGCAAACGCCGTCTTGCGTATGAGATCAATAAGTTCCGTGACGGGCACTATGTGCTGGTACACTTCAACGCAGAACCTGCTGTTGTAACTGAACTTGATCGCGTACTTAAGATTTCGGACGAAGTCATTCGTCACTTAATCGTAAACGACGTAGCTTAA
- a CDS encoding YjzC family protein has protein sequence MGEWTEFNAGDHVPNDGEYMEIGENAFHMGIKNPKTVTLKKGDTFPENSNHNRKWHRKKITLK, from the coding sequence GTGGGTGAATGGACAGAATTCAATGCTGGCGATCATGTTCCTAACGACGGCGAGTATATGGAAATCGGCGAAAATGCTTTTCACATGGGTATCAAGAATCCCAAAACCGTTACGTTGAAAAAAGGTGACACTTTCCCGGAAAATAGTAACCACAATCGAAAATGGCATCGAAAAAAGATAACGCTAAAATAA
- a CDS encoding response regulator transcription factor, giving the protein MKRILIVEDDQSIANLQKDYLELSGYSVKMVNSGSAGLRALKEEEFELVILDIMLPDMDGFEVLKKVREQDDIPVLLVSARAEEIYKINGLGLGADDYITKPFSSGELVARVGAHLKKFERMKERFGKGNEGSTIQVRGLEIQKDARRVFVNGNEVVLAQKEFDLLLFLLQYPNRVFGKEELFERIWGMDAMSDASTVTVHIARIREKIEEIPSKPQYIGTVWGSGYRFMV; this is encoded by the coding sequence ATGAAAAGAATTTTGATTGTTGAAGATGACCAAAGTATTGCCAATCTGCAAAAGGATTACCTTGAGCTCAGCGGTTACTCGGTAAAAATGGTGAACAGCGGATCAGCGGGTTTGAGAGCTCTAAAAGAGGAAGAGTTTGAGCTTGTTATATTAGATATCATGCTGCCAGATATGGATGGGTTTGAAGTGTTGAAAAAAGTACGTGAGCAGGATGATATTCCAGTGCTTTTGGTATCGGCGAGAGCAGAGGAAATTTATAAAATTAACGGTTTAGGCCTCGGTGCGGATGATTATATAACAAAGCCGTTCAGTTCGGGTGAGCTGGTAGCAAGGGTTGGCGCCCATCTGAAAAAGTTTGAGCGGATGAAAGAGCGGTTTGGAAAGGGGAATGAGGGAAGCACGATCCAGGTTAGGGGCCTTGAGATTCAAAAGGATGCCAGAAGAGTTTTTGTGAACGGAAATGAAGTCGTTCTGGCTCAAAAGGAATTTGATCTGCTTCTGTTTCTTTTGCAGTATCCTAATCGGGTATTTGGCAAGGAAGAGCTTTTTGAGAGGATCTGGGGGATGGATGCGATGAGCGACGCCTCTACGGTAACGGTTCATATCGCTAGAATCAGAGAGAAAATTGAGGAAATCCCATCTAAGCCCCAGTATATAGGAACAGTTTGGGGATCAGGATATAGGTTTATGGTTTGA
- a CDS encoding sensor histidine kinase gives MHLTKRFFTMNTLAVLLSIGLTILAVIIFVAAYTKVFSREADMKEFQKVFEVRAAISEIKREAQTLGFEQLLDKKYQQELSDRVNVLGASAIILVGREVKYATQNFNKIDIEKSLMLSGDKSNHDEIELDGKMYMFTRADYKLSSGDTGILLLLAPVKVKTSFYMLLGIFTVSFFTVVFLLMNFWISYKFSRGIILPISRLQDAAMKIREGDLSDEISEEGEGEIRELGRTLELMRIKLKESVYLQQKYDDNRKFLVSSISHDLKTPVTSIKGYIEGIIDGVAKTPEKMEEYLETARSKAILVNAMIDDLLLYSKLDLNQLPYHFEKSDLASYFEDCVADHKYECEKANLALALINELKEPVKVLIDRERLKRVVQNILDNAMTYAEKANGKIDIILRETRTSAIIEIKDNGKGIPENKLPYIFERFYQVDPSRKSGSGLGLAIAKQIIEGHDGKIWAKSAVGEGTGIMISLKKF, from the coding sequence ATGCACTTAACGAAACGATTTTTCACGATGAATACGCTGGCTGTGCTGCTTTCCATTGGTTTGACGATCCTGGCTGTCATTATTTTTGTGGCTGCTTATACGAAAGTTTTTAGCCGCGAAGCCGATATGAAGGAGTTTCAAAAAGTGTTCGAGGTCAGGGCAGCGATCAGTGAGATCAAAAGAGAAGCACAGACCTTGGGGTTCGAGCAACTCTTGGATAAGAAATATCAACAAGAGCTCTCTGATCGAGTGAACGTTTTGGGTGCCAGTGCCATTATTTTAGTGGGTAGAGAGGTTAAGTACGCCACTCAAAATTTTAATAAAATAGATATCGAGAAAAGCCTAATGCTGTCCGGCGACAAATCTAATCACGATGAGATAGAGCTTGATGGCAAAATGTATATGTTTACCCGAGCGGATTACAAACTTTCGTCTGGCGATACGGGCATTCTGCTGCTGCTTGCGCCAGTCAAAGTGAAAACAAGCTTTTATATGCTGCTTGGCATTTTTACGGTCAGTTTTTTCACGGTTGTTTTTTTGCTAATGAATTTTTGGATTTCGTATAAGTTTTCACGCGGAATTATTTTACCGATTTCCAGATTACAGGACGCCGCTATGAAAATCAGGGAAGGGGATCTAAGCGACGAGATTTCCGAAGAAGGCGAAGGCGAGATTCGGGAATTAGGCAGAACCTTGGAGTTAATGCGGATCAAGTTGAAGGAGTCTGTCTATTTGCAGCAAAAATATGATGATAACAGGAAGTTTTTAGTTTCAAGTATTTCTCATGACTTAAAGACGCCTGTGACTTCCATTAAAGGATATATCGAAGGGATTATCGATGGGGTAGCCAAGACACCTGAGAAAATGGAAGAGTATCTGGAAACCGCCCGATCCAAAGCAATTTTGGTAAACGCGATGATTGATGATCTCCTTTTATATTCTAAGCTCGATTTGAACCAGCTTCCTTACCATTTTGAGAAGAGTGATTTGGCGAGTTATTTCGAGGATTGCGTCGCGGATCATAAATATGAGTGTGAAAAGGCTAATTTAGCCTTAGCGTTAATAAATGAATTAAAGGAGCCTGTCAAAGTATTAATTGATCGTGAAAGATTAAAGAGGGTCGTACAAAATATTCTTGATAATGCTATGACATATGCAGAAAAGGCAAATGGCAAGATTGACATTATTCTCAGGGAAACTAGAACGTCTGCTATTATAGAAATTAAGGACAATGGAAAAGGAATACCCGAGAACAAACTTCCCTACATATTTGAACGATTTTATCAGGTAGACCCTTCAAGAAAAAGCGGCAGTGGGCTGGGTCTTGCTATAGCGAAGCAAATTATAGAAGGGCACGACGGGAAAATATGGGCTAAAAGCGCTGTAGGTGAGGGAACAGGGATCATGATATCTCTTAAGAAGTTCTAA
- a CDS encoding ABC transporter permease — MAGFKAACMNEAVKLLKKKKMMAAAILSILAVMIGQIAVTTIKHGLGLRVVGSVEFPIVVLSFIAYTLLPLFAIFVAIDMFNGESSSNTMKITLLRPVSRFGVFSAKVLNLALFIAGNLVFVMVLSLLVGFIFNPSSASLLGIVKVIVSYGLTFFPVFVFALIVVLLSNVIQGGLAVFFLSILVFIGFNFLGIVFSSYSSFFITSMFDWYTLWISESINVFKIVRQILIMSGCGIMLFTTGYYLFDSKDV; from the coding sequence GTGGCAGGGTTTAAAGCTGCATGTATGAATGAAGCCGTGAAGCTGCTTAAAAAGAAAAAAATGATGGCAGCCGCGATATTGTCCATCCTTGCCGTTATGATCGGGCAAATTGCCGTAACAACGATAAAGCATGGCCTTGGATTAAGAGTTGTAGGGAGTGTTGAATTTCCCATCGTAGTTCTGTCGTTTATTGCTTATACACTTTTACCATTATTCGCTATTTTTGTGGCGATCGATATGTTTAACGGTGAATCCTCATCGAATACGATGAAAATAACACTTTTAAGACCGGTCTCCAGATTCGGTGTTTTTAGTGCGAAGGTTTTGAATTTAGCTCTATTTATTGCTGGGAACCTTGTGTTTGTTATGGTTCTTTCGCTGCTGGTTGGTTTTATATTTAATCCTTCGTCCGCCAGCCTGCTTGGGATCGTCAAGGTCATTGTGTCATATGGCTTAACTTTTTTTCCTGTATTTGTGTTTGCACTTATCGTTGTGCTGTTATCCAATGTGATTCAGGGAGGACTAGCCGTATTTTTCCTCTCCATTCTTGTGTTTATTGGTTTTAATTTTCTGGGCATTGTGTTCTCATCCTATTCGAGTTTCTTTATCACGTCGATGTTTGACTGGTATACCCTCTGGATTTCGGAATCGATCAATGTCTTTAAAATAGTCCGGCAGATTTTAATCATGTCAGGTTGTGGTATCATGTTATTTACTACAGGGTATTACTTGTTTGACAGCAAGGATGTATAG
- a CDS encoding ABC transporter ATP-binding protein, with protein MTVKAIEINDLTKSFKNGRGISELNLEVDQGDIFGFLGPNGAGKTTAMKMITGLMKPDRGDVKIFGASILEDYVNAMKYVGCMIETAESYPYLTANENLKLFARFYPEIDQRRIDECLEITGMLKYKNEKSQKFSLGMKQRLGIAAAILSKPKLLILDEPLNGLDVEGMLEMRKLIKQLSQEGTTFFISSHLIHDVELTCTRIGIIYGGKLVNVEYTQNILSYYSSLENYFVSEVDRSGRV; from the coding sequence CAAGGCGATTGAAATAAACGACTTAACCAAGTCATTTAAGAATGGCCGGGGAATCAGCGAGTTGAATTTAGAAGTAGATCAAGGGGATATTTTTGGTTTTCTAGGACCAAATGGCGCTGGGAAGACGACAGCCATGAAGATGATAACAGGACTTATGAAGCCGGATCGTGGCGATGTGAAGATTTTCGGAGCGAGCATTTTAGAAGACTACGTCAATGCGATGAAGTATGTAGGCTGTATGATTGAAACAGCGGAATCTTATCCCTATTTGACGGCAAATGAAAACCTGAAGCTTTTTGCGAGATTCTATCCAGAAATTGATCAGCGGAGAATTGATGAATGTCTTGAAATCACGGGGATGCTGAAATATAAAAATGAGAAATCACAAAAATTTTCGCTCGGGATGAAACAAAGACTGGGGATAGCGGCGGCGATTCTATCGAAACCGAAACTGTTAATTTTGGACGAGCCTTTAAACGGACTGGATGTAGAGGGGATGCTGGAGATGAGGAAGTTGATCAAACAGCTTTCCCAGGAAGGCACGACTTTTTTTATTTCCAGCCACCTGATTCACGATGTGGAACTAACGTGCACAAGAATCGGAATTATTTACGGAGGCAAGCTGGTCAACGTAGAATATACCCAAAATATTCTATCTTATTATTCGTCGCTTGAGAACTATTTTGTTAGTGAGGTGGACAGAAGTGGCAGGGTTTAA